A single window of Plasmodium malariae genome assembly, contig: PmUG01_00_8, whole genome shotgun sequence DNA harbors:
- the PmUG01_00021600 gene encoding fam-l protein: MLVTVYNIIQKMYIMKQNFKSILFIQNFAFILLTWICLLNNDIGMFSGRTNEKYQFRRKIDTIYYRLLAKHKQDNNLIITGLKVDTSDNEVHKRKDISYNENEKTEQKNLLSRCSSKNEAVNKNAMKNKSCIFETKKYSNMEKKIFKELDYENFLKNNKTISDKLYKKIMFKKYGLRLCLPLLLFSLLLTSLLLDLFVGCGIINCLRMLLHTINTDCLWNSLNTKLNTILNENWAKTIKPFFTVKKLEGGELKDKVYGAFGLFGYIIYFIPFIIMGVTIISRIIYYHKSVKKYEKIKFRKR, translated from the exons atGTTAGTAacagtatataatataattcaaaaaatgtatatcatGAAACAAAACTTTAAGTCAATcttatttattcaaaattttgcGTTCATTCTTTTAACGTGGATATGCCTTCTTAACAATGATATC GGGATGTTTAGCGGACGTACGAATGAGAAATACCAATTTCGCAGAAAAATAGATACGATATATTATCGATTACTAGCAAAACATAAACaggataataatttaattattacagGGTTAAAAGTAGATACATCAGATAATGAAGttcataaaagaaaagatatatcttataatgaaaatgagaaaacagaacaaaaaaatttattaagtaGATGTTCATCAAAAAATGAGgctgttaataaaaatgctatgaaaaataaatcttgtatatttgaaaccaaaaaatattctaatatggaaaaaaaaatattcaaagaacttgattacgagaattttcttaaaaataataagactATTAGTGATAAGctctacaaaaaaataatgtttaaaaaatacggATTACGGCTCTGTCtaccattattattgttttcgTTATTATTAACATCACTTTTATTAGATTTATTTGTAGGTTGTGGTATTATAAATTGTTTGCGCATGTTACTACACACAATTAATACTGATTGTTTATGGAATTCGTTAaacacaaaattaaatactattttaaatGAGAATTGGGCGAAAACAATAAAACCGTTTTTTactgttaaaaaattagaaggTGGAGAACTTAAAGACAAGGTCTATGGAGCATTTGGTTTATTtggttatataatatatttcataccTTTTATTATAATGGGTGTCACAATTATATCACggattatttattatcataaaagtgttaaaaaatatgaaaaaattaagtttaggaaaaggtaa
- the PmUG01_00021500 gene encoding fam-m protein — protein sequence MKQKIMFLLFFKISGFIFFLSWISHFNNEASTFIKYLDKNYNNRSKIDKKNYRLLAKYKQCKNYNDVGLKDNIQNKWEHEEKNIYNNNKWVKGKNKQSNRSLLNKAQYYTEFIDYNNGMFDGKHFHFEKKWIKKKDYDDFLEKKRRIRDITLKKIKFRKYRYGVAIFVIFLLFGIGVPLSSGISFLDVKWDAIKEDPFGYYFYYYLGNIPEYVQHYFYIILYSLLIIILSIIFIVTMYKILRNNEKYKKIKLMTE from the exons atgaaacaaaaaattatgtttctcctattttttaaaatttctggttttattttttttttatcttggataagtcattttaataatgaagct agTACGTTTATCAAATATTTAGATAAGAACTATAATAATCGTAgcaaaatagataaaaaaaattatagattactggcaaaatataaacagtGTAAGAATTACAACGATGTAGgtttaaaagataatatacaaaataaatgggagcacgaagaaaaaaatatatataataataataaatgggTAAAGGGAAAGAACAAACAGTCTAATAgaagtttattaaataaggcACAATACTACACAGAATttatagattataataatggaatgtttgatggaaaacattttcattttgaaaaaaaatggataaaaaaaaaagattatgatgattttcttgaaaaaaaaagaagaattcgtgatataactttaaaaaaaataaaatttagaaaatacaGATATGGAGTTgcaatatttgttatttttttattgtttggAATAGGTGTACCCTTATCATCTGGAATTTCATTTTTGGATGTTAAATGGGATGCGATTAAAGAAGATCCATTtggatattatttttattattatctagGAAATATACCAGAATATGTACAacattatttctatataatattatatagtttgcttataattatattatcaataatttttatagtaacTATGTATAAGAtcttaagaaataatgaaaaatataaaaaaattaagttaatgACCgagtaa